Proteins encoded together in one Monomorium pharaonis isolate MP-MQ-018 chromosome 8, ASM1337386v2, whole genome shotgun sequence window:
- the LOC105832289 gene encoding solute carrier family 41 member 1, which yields MSHAKVREDRYRHSKLRRRPLEKSSSAPNKMVGLGSDELFISNIAGINSMELEINSSEDESDENERDDIRRLIPSVNSESVVFSSGKRDNQRNEAENADDESVWSISVQMFIPFLLAGFGMVAASLLLDVVQHWPVYQMVSEVYILVPALLGLKGNLEMTLASRLSTHANLGQMDTKKQQWTLIVGNLALIQCQAMVVGLLASLAAVALGWIPEAHFDIHHGLLLCASALVTASVASFLLGLVMVAVILLSRRMNINPDNVATPIAASLGDLTTLALLSWIASLLYNAIGYAPWVAPTLIAFCIFVTPVWGYIAAKNPFTKEVLDYGWVPVISAMLISSLGGLILDYTISSYKGIAVFQLVINGVGGNLVAVQASRISTSLHKDYQTGIQGTLNVCISPFHAFFAKGGHARTARVLLMMVIPGHLIFSYTISYLQAGHTSFTPIFIMIYLIAAMLQVILLLYIAQLMVVWMWTRGMDPDSSAIPYLTAAGDLIGTALLGIAFHILYAIGDGDSDVGD from the exons ATGAGCCATGCAAAAGTACGAGAAGATCGCTATAGGCACAGTAAGCTACGTCGCAGACCATTAGAGAAAAGCAGCTCAGCACCAAATAAAATGGTGGGATTGGGCAGCGATGAGCTATTCATTTCAAACATTGCCGGTATCAATAGTATGGAATTGGAAATCAACTCGTCCGAGGACGAAAGCGATGAAAACGAGAGGGATGATATACGGCGGCTGATACCGTCGGTGAACAGCGAGAGCGTTGTATTTAGCAGCGGGAAAAGGGACAATCAAAGGAACGAGGCGGAAAATGCGGATGATGAAAGCGTCTGGTCTATATCTGTCCAGATGTTCATACCCTTCCTACTTGCCGGCTTTGGCATGGTTGCTGCTAGTTTGCTATTGGACGTGGTACAG cATTGGCCGGTATATCAAATGGTGTCTGAGGTATACATACTAGTTCCTGCACTATTAGGTTTAAAGGGAAATCTAGAGATGACATTGGCCTCCAGATTGTCGACCCATGCTAATCTAGGTCAAATGGATACAAAAAAGCAGCAATGGACACTAATTGTTGGAAACTTAGCCTTAATCCAATGCCAGGCTATGGTGGTGGGTTTACTGGCATCTTTGGCGGCTGTAGCCCTTGGCTGGATTCCGGAAGCTCACTTTGATATTCACCATGGACTTCTGTTGTGCGCCAGTGCCTTGGTCACCGCTTCCGTAGCCAGTTTCCTGCTGGGCCTTGTGATGGTCGCAGTCATACTATTATCACGACGAATGAATATCAACCCTGACAATGTCGCTACCCCAATCGCGGCTTCTTTAGGAGACCTAACTACTTTAGCTCTTTTGTCTTGGATCGCTTCTTTATTATACAACGCAATAG GTTACGCTCCGTGGGTAGCCCCAACATTAATagcattttgtatatttgtaaCTCCTGTTTGGGGTTACATAGCAGCTAAAAATCCATTTACTAAAGAAGTATTGGATTACGGCTGGGTGCCTGTGATATCCGCGATGTTAATTAGCAG TCTCGGAGGACTGATATTGGATTACACCATATCGAGCTACAAAGGTATAGCAGTTTTTCAATTAGTAATTAATGGCGTCGGAGGAAACTTGGTTGCCGTTCAGGCCAGTAGAATATCAACATCCCTACATAAAGATTATCAGACGGGTATTCAAGGAACTCTTAACGTCTGCATTAGTCCATTCCACGCGTTTTTCGCCAAAG GAGGACACGCGAGAACAGCCAGAGTATTGTTGATGATGGTAATACCAGGACATTTGATCTTTAGTTATACCATTAGTTACCTTCAGGCAGGACATACCTCGTTTACGcctatatttattatgatatatttgaTCGCTGCAATGTTGCAG gtaATCCTATTGTTATATATTGCGCAATTAATGGTAGTTTGGATGTGGACGAGGGGTATGGACCCAGACAGTTCCGCGATACCATATTTAACAGCGGCGGGCGATCTTATAGGAACTGCGCTTCTCGGAATTGCCTTCCATATTCTTTATGCCATAGGCGACGGCGACTCTGATGTAGGAGACTGA
- the LOC105832287 gene encoding solute carrier family 41 member 1 isoform X1 — protein MIEGQVHQHPVRVPPDKPQPLQTANTGVKFENEQCKEPLLPEKQNSHRMTPTDGRSRTTSESKDTATAITTNTSGTMTTTNGQATAAMNATTEDCLEVTIFDEGVDGGRLPDVVAESKIYGVTEEDEPLESYLAITIQVFIPFLIAGLGMVGAGLVLDLVQHWVVFEKVNELMILVPALLGLKGNLEMTLASRLSTQANLGHMDMPKEQWHMIVGNLVLIQCQAIVVGFLGSVVAIVMGAFRNGTVSLDHAYLLCASSLVTASLASFVLGLITAGVIVFSRHCHINPDNVATPIAASLGDITSLALLSWIATILYESIDKQDWVAPLVIACYVLVTPLWVWIAKKNKYTNDVLYFGWTPVMVAMLISSCGGLILEFMVSRFENLTVFQPVINGVGGNLVAVQASRISTALHKQAELGTLLIPPGHTHPVIFITPIANFFGKGMHARTTRVLMTMVIPGHIIFIYLINYMKDGNTSMTPLFVFVYLCAAMLQVAALLYIAYIMIHWMWKRKIDPDNSAIPYLTAMGDLLGISLLAIAFQFLYLVGDQEFDAP, from the exons ATGATAGAGGGCCAGGTGCATCAACATCCGGTACGAGTGCCGCCCGACAAGCCGCAGCCGCTTCAGACCGCCAATACCGGCGTCAAGTTCGAAAA TGAGCAATGTAAGGAGCCGCTGCTTCCGGAGAAGCAGAACTCCCACAGGATGACCCCGACCGACGGCCGCTCGCGGACGACCTCCGAGTCGAAGGACACCGCGACCGCCATCACCACCAACACCAGCGGCACGATGACGACCACCAACGGACAGGCGACGGCGGCGATGAATGCCACCACCGAGGATTGCCTCGAGGTGACCATCTTCGACGAGGGCGTCGACGGCGGCCGGCTGCCGGACGTCGTCGCCGAGAGCAAGATCTACGGCGTGACCGAGGAGGACGAGCCGCTCGAGTCGTACTTGGCGATCACCATCCAGGTCTTCATACCCTTCCTCATCGCCGGCCTGGGTATGGTCGGTGCCGGGCTAGTCCTCGACCTCGTCCAA CACTGGGTAGTCTTCGAGAAAGTCAACGAGCTCATGATTCTGGTACCAGCGCTTCTGGGGCTGAAGGGTAATCTAGAAATGACTCTGGCGTCGCGTCTTTCTACTCAAGCGAATCTCGGGCACATGGACATGCCGAAGGAGCAGTGGCACATGATCGTCGGGAATCTCGTCTTAATACAA TGTCAAGCAATAGTGGTCGGCTTCCTGGGTTCCGTGGTGGCAATCGTGATGGGTGCCTTCCGTAACGGCACAGTCTCCCTGGACCATGCCTACCTATTGTGCGCCAGCAGTCTGGTCACCGCATCCCTCGCGTCCTTCGTCCTGGGCCTTATTACCGCGGGCGTCATCGTTTTCTCCCGCCATTGCCACATCAATCCGGACAACGTGGCCACGCCGATAGCCGCCAGCCTCGGCGACATCACGTCGCTGGCACTCCTCTCGTGGATCGCCACCATACTCTACGAATCCATAGACAAGCAGGACTGGGTGGCGCCTCTCGTCATAGCCTGTTACGTCCTCGTGACGCCGCTCTGGGTATGGATCGCCAAGAAGAACAAGTACACCAACGATGTGCTCTACTTCGGCTGGACGCCAGTCATGGTGGCCATGTTGATCAGCAG CTGTGGCGGCCTTATACTGGAGTTCATGGTGTCGCGCTTCGAGAACCTGACGGTGTTCCAGCCGGTCATCAACGGCGTCGGCGGGAACCTGGTGGCCGTCCAGGCCAGCAGGATATCAACGGCGCTTCACAAACAAGCCGAGCTCGGCACGCTACTAATCCCACCGGGCCATACGCACCCAGTCATCTTCATCACTCCAATTGCTAATTTTTTCGGGAAAG GTATGCACGCCAGAACCACGAGAGTCCTGATGACGATGGTGATACCGGGCCACATCATCTTCATTTACCTGATCAACTACATGAAGGACGGCAACACGTCGATGACGCCGCTCTTCGTCTTCGTTTACCTCTGCGCGGCGATGCTGCAGGTCGCTGCGCTCCTCTACATCGCCTACATAATGATCCACTGGATGTGGAAGCGAAAGATCGATCCCGACAACTCGGCGATCCCGTACCTGACCGCGATGGGTGACCTGCTCGGGATCAGCCTGCTGGCGATTGCCTTCCAATTTCTGTACCTGGTCGGAGATCAAGAATTCGACGCGCCCTGA
- the LOC105832287 gene encoding solute carrier family 41 member 1 isoform X2, which produces MTPTDGRSRTTSESKDTATAITTNTSGTMTTTNGQATAAMNATTEDCLEVTIFDEGVDGGRLPDVVAESKIYGVTEEDEPLESYLAITIQVFIPFLIAGLGMVGAGLVLDLVQHWVVFEKVNELMILVPALLGLKGNLEMTLASRLSTQANLGHMDMPKEQWHMIVGNLVLIQCQAIVVGFLGSVVAIVMGAFRNGTVSLDHAYLLCASSLVTASLASFVLGLITAGVIVFSRHCHINPDNVATPIAASLGDITSLALLSWIATILYESIDKQDWVAPLVIACYVLVTPLWVWIAKKNKYTNDVLYFGWTPVMVAMLISSCGGLILEFMVSRFENLTVFQPVINGVGGNLVAVQASRISTALHKQAELGTLLIPPGHTHPVIFITPIANFFGKGMHARTTRVLMTMVIPGHIIFIYLINYMKDGNTSMTPLFVFVYLCAAMLQVAALLYIAYIMIHWMWKRKIDPDNSAIPYLTAMGDLLGISLLAIAFQFLYLVGDQEFDAP; this is translated from the exons ATGACCCCGACCGACGGCCGCTCGCGGACGACCTCCGAGTCGAAGGACACCGCGACCGCCATCACCACCAACACCAGCGGCACGATGACGACCACCAACGGACAGGCGACGGCGGCGATGAATGCCACCACCGAGGATTGCCTCGAGGTGACCATCTTCGACGAGGGCGTCGACGGCGGCCGGCTGCCGGACGTCGTCGCCGAGAGCAAGATCTACGGCGTGACCGAGGAGGACGAGCCGCTCGAGTCGTACTTGGCGATCACCATCCAGGTCTTCATACCCTTCCTCATCGCCGGCCTGGGTATGGTCGGTGCCGGGCTAGTCCTCGACCTCGTCCAA CACTGGGTAGTCTTCGAGAAAGTCAACGAGCTCATGATTCTGGTACCAGCGCTTCTGGGGCTGAAGGGTAATCTAGAAATGACTCTGGCGTCGCGTCTTTCTACTCAAGCGAATCTCGGGCACATGGACATGCCGAAGGAGCAGTGGCACATGATCGTCGGGAATCTCGTCTTAATACAA TGTCAAGCAATAGTGGTCGGCTTCCTGGGTTCCGTGGTGGCAATCGTGATGGGTGCCTTCCGTAACGGCACAGTCTCCCTGGACCATGCCTACCTATTGTGCGCCAGCAGTCTGGTCACCGCATCCCTCGCGTCCTTCGTCCTGGGCCTTATTACCGCGGGCGTCATCGTTTTCTCCCGCCATTGCCACATCAATCCGGACAACGTGGCCACGCCGATAGCCGCCAGCCTCGGCGACATCACGTCGCTGGCACTCCTCTCGTGGATCGCCACCATACTCTACGAATCCATAGACAAGCAGGACTGGGTGGCGCCTCTCGTCATAGCCTGTTACGTCCTCGTGACGCCGCTCTGGGTATGGATCGCCAAGAAGAACAAGTACACCAACGATGTGCTCTACTTCGGCTGGACGCCAGTCATGGTGGCCATGTTGATCAGCAG CTGTGGCGGCCTTATACTGGAGTTCATGGTGTCGCGCTTCGAGAACCTGACGGTGTTCCAGCCGGTCATCAACGGCGTCGGCGGGAACCTGGTGGCCGTCCAGGCCAGCAGGATATCAACGGCGCTTCACAAACAAGCCGAGCTCGGCACGCTACTAATCCCACCGGGCCATACGCACCCAGTCATCTTCATCACTCCAATTGCTAATTTTTTCGGGAAAG GTATGCACGCCAGAACCACGAGAGTCCTGATGACGATGGTGATACCGGGCCACATCATCTTCATTTACCTGATCAACTACATGAAGGACGGCAACACGTCGATGACGCCGCTCTTCGTCTTCGTTTACCTCTGCGCGGCGATGCTGCAGGTCGCTGCGCTCCTCTACATCGCCTACATAATGATCCACTGGATGTGGAAGCGAAAGATCGATCCCGACAACTCGGCGATCCCGTACCTGACCGCGATGGGTGACCTGCTCGGGATCAGCCTGCTGGCGATTGCCTTCCAATTTCTGTACCTGGTCGGAGATCAAGAATTCGACGCGCCCTGA